One window of the Corticium candelabrum chromosome 7, ooCorCand1.1, whole genome shotgun sequence genome contains the following:
- the LOC134182025 gene encoding uncharacterized protein LOC134182025: MGCRPIFLLLAVTFTVFLMFAISIFAGGILNRIRGGYRDVGESWKLSYWEAHVVTRLVFAVPIGLTAGLCGWHLKGGLVVMLMTWFSLYVGWGCYMSIGDNPHGNLSRSGVFDWLIGRQGNDWNELRMVSRDYAGMSLRGLIWTAPSGYALYYMGYGWQYAISGSLMGFIYYLGQKTPIDSGPLTPDFARGIPVSEFYWGAWIWMVVFFSSVARMTEYVVKRWERKSDASDVDYPQPTYKRSNWTTGKFNRRVLAVLFECLHVSLNVVFAASVCFYAIVDQSDVRNKAQTFFGMFTASAFLLFAQAFIIGKAWTISWIRRIQKRRREMAPHRGTSGLMQPEIRGTHPVVHLNRVETNNVRYRGNNSTLSPDPFGNLVTRSMFVPLEQHSEEPPGYNTAQRVPSLQVSSVIASQPSVQRSESESSIGSDDVVPTVIEKPRSFMWDFCALLHIVTGWIRNVFGLLGIVGVVIAVLFTVIDLVWNFHTARFVDRDLVYENFTHAYEFYSW; the protein is encoded by the exons ATGGGCTGCCGTCCGATTTTCTTGCTCCTGGCAGTAACGTTTACTGTCTTTCTTATGTTTGCTATCTCAATCTTTGCTGGTGGGATTCTGAATAGAATCCGTGGTGGATACCGAGACGTTGGCGAGAGTTGGAAGCTCAGCTATTGGGAGGCTCATGTCGTTACTCGCCTTGTGTTTGCTGTTCCCATCGGACTGACAGCG GGCCTGTGTGGATGGCACTTGAAGGGTGGACTCGTTGTGATGCTGATGACTTGGTTTAGTCTTTATGTTGGATGGGGATGTTACATGTCAATTGGAGACAATCCGCATGGAAATCTGAG TCGGTCTGGTGTTTTTGACTGGTTGATTGGTCGTCAAGGAAATGATTGGAATGAGCTGCGAATGGTGTCTCGTGATTACGCAGGCATGTCTCTGCGTGGCCTCATCTGGACTGCTCCCAGTGGCTACGCTCTCTACTACATGGGCTACGGCTGGCAATATGCCATATCAGGCAGTCTAATGGGTTTCATATATTATCTTGGACAAAAAACCCCAATAGACAGCGGACCACTTACACCGGATTTTGCTCGTGGTATTCCAGTATCCGAATTCTATTGGGGAGCATGGATATGGATGGTTGTCTTCTTCTCATCTGTCGCTCGCATGACCGAATACGTCGTGAAGCGTTGGGAAAGGAAATCGGACGCAAGCGACGTTGACTACCCACAACCAACCTACAAACGATCCAACTGGACAACAGGAAAGTTCAATCGTCGCGTCTTAGCTGTTCTGTTCGAATGCCTTCACGTGAGTCTCAACGTTGTGTTCGCGGCGTCGGTTTGTTTCTACGCGATTGTCGATCAGTCAGACGTGAGAAACAAGGCACAGACGTTTTTCGGCATGTTCACGGCGAGCGCATTCTTACTCTTTGCTCAAGCGTTTATTATCGGGAAAGCGTGGACTATCTCCTGGATCAGACGTATTCAGAAACGACGACGAGAAATGGCGCCTCATCGAGGAACCTCTGGGCTAATGCAACCGGAAATACGAGGGACACACCCGGTTGTACATCTCAATCGAGTGGAAACGAATAATGTACGTTACCGTGGCAACAATTCAACGTTATCACCGGATCCGTTTGGTAACTTAGTGACGAGATCAATGTTTGTGCCTCTGGAGCAGCACAGTGAGGAACCGCCGGGTTACAATACGGCACAACGAGTACCGTCTCTTCAAGTGTCGAGTGTAATTGCTAGTCAACCGAGTGTACAACGTTCGGAGTCGGAGTCGTCGATCGGATCGGATGACGTCGTGCCGACGGTCATTGAAAAACCGAGATCGTTTATGTGGGATTTTTGTGCGTTGCTACATATTGTCACCGGCTGGATTCGTAATGTGTTCGGGCTTCTTGGCATTGTGGGTGTGGTCATTGCCGTGTTGTTCACTGTGATTGATTTGGTGTGGAACTTTCACACTGCACGATTTGTCGATCGCGATTTGGTGTACGAGAACTTCACACATGCGTATGAATTCTACAGCTGGTGA
- the LOC134181833 gene encoding pleckstrin homology domain-containing family G member 5-like isoform X3: protein MNSFHKSTSCNSQGELMHKQLDPSRPKTLELRQSPSHDNVQRSLVRSVSRSLDNMLIVGGGSKSKKMSKPDGGSSRRGSGLSGFFLFKKSRAKEDTIAASLSSRSSRSQSLDDVECILRMQERNFTDRRNGPVIINHGREVKDDLFSPSSRESSPTKPDKITLNNQGVKKLPLLRKSSSCGSGLELLHKQQQQVEATLPKSRTIELLKVSSSMETINFEEDAASLKSSRNSRTGSRPSLEEMLQHFTIQGSSNLQSQLKTFQEEMPACWMDIVENSEKLSDVHHELQSAIWELISNELGNIRVLRLLHYFYCKLIQLQDMLYLIDVNPDVLFGNIKEVLDACEGFWHNRLRRVYTNSRDSGNLLNALDVNEAFLSFSDYFEPYVSYCVREKMALSYLNNLKRNQKSNTFVQWCQRHAECERQELFGLLNRPTQQMTRYQLLLERVMSKSQSPMTKRALHDRIAEVKDFVMLINDTARLEEEANKVLGISNLISGYQLFDNLPHEAQFYLNNTMQLNLMAKMPGVPSTVCQQRVLIRQGSCGLLKRPTKEMRGFVYLLTDVLLITITVKGGNRKQKLFKQPMYLDRLQIGLSRNPACFLLMYCENFGFEYVVDAVWVNVDSSKNAKEWQRDIADAQENYQRLQNGQHVKSHPRLPGIQQASVGHSARSSDSDQPTIISPQGEMEAVHSNEQCSTSNVQSHSLARSVSAITSNFVLPLHPEADVPVRAKKVSLTSLSHISRPVSSDVSSFSHMSCSASSDGWSRYYSSSDEDMPENQRGINTLPAKQVNEVTFQDQSQTEAHQPTKSSQDSHMQEVDFNTTSVTHAVSCYSFFSARKQGRDENGMRSEHSVTFRNQFGKDDSNVTVTGDDMNSALDPRTSVQVIKQLNGMPMSPSSLEVDISCESV, encoded by the exons GATGGTGGGTCATCCAGGAGGGGATCTGGCTTGAGTGGCTTCTTCCTCTTCAAG AAATCACGAGCTAAAGAGGACACCATAGCTGCATCACTTTCATCACGTTCATCACGTTCACAGAGTTTAGATGATGTGGAATGCATCTTGCGTATGCAAGAACGAAACTTTACAGACAGAAGGAATGGCCCAGTAATTATAAATCATGGCAGAGAAGTCAAGGATGATCTATTCTCTCCAAGCTCCAGAGAGTCATCACCAACAAAACCTGATAAAATCACTCTCAACAATCAAGGAGTGAAG AAATTACCTTTACTTCGAAAGTCAAGCAGCTGTGGCAGTGGACTGGAGCTGTTGCACAAG caacagcaacaagtgGAAGCCACATTACCAAAATCAAGAACTATTGAGCTACTGAAGGTGTCGTCATCTATGGAAACTATAAATTTTGAGGAAGACGCTGCAAGTTTGAAgtcatcaagaaattcaaGAACA GGATCAAGACCAAGTCTGGAGGAGATGCTGCAACATTTTACAATCCAGGGGTCGTCTAATCTGCAGTCACAACTGAAGACCTTTCAGGAGGAGATG CCAGCATGTTGGATGGACATTGTGGAGAATTCCGAG AAATTGAGTGATGTGCATCACGAACTTCAGTCTGCCATTTGGGAGCTGATCTCAAACGAACTTGGAAACATCAGGGTTTTGAGACTTTTACATTAC TTCTATTGCAAGTTGATTCAACTGCAGGATATGCTATATCTGATCGAC gTGAATCCTGATGTTTTGTTTGGAAACATCAAGGAAGTGCTTGACGCTTGTGAAGGATTCTGGCACAACAGATTGAGACGAGTGTATACAAAT TCAAGAGACAGTGGAAATCTGTTGAATGCTCTCGACGTGAATGAAGCTTTTCTTTCT ttttCTGACTACTTTGAGCCGTATGTGTCGTATTGTGTGAGAGAAAAGATGGCACTCAGTTACTTGAACAACTTGAAACGAAATCAGAAATCTAACACTTTTGTTCAG tggtGCCAGAGGCATGCGGAGTGCGAACGTCAGGAGCTGTTTGGGCTTCTAAATCGTCCAACTCAGCAGATGACTAGATATCAGCTGCTGTTGGAACGCGTGATGAGTAAATCACAGAGTCCAATGACAAAGAGAGCCTTGCATGATCGA ATAGCAGAAGTAAAGGATTTTGTCATGCTTATCAATGACACAGCTCGTCTTGAGGAAGAAGCAAACAAGGTGTTAGGCATCAGCAATCTCATATCAGGATATCAACTCTTTGACAACCTTCCTCATGAAGCACAGTTT TATTTGAATAACACCATGCAGCTGAACTTGATGGCAAAAATGCCGGGCGTGCCATCGACTGTTTGCCAGCAGAGAGTTCTTATTCGTCAGGGTTCTTGTGGGTTGCTCAAAAGGCCAACTAAA GAAATGAGAggatttgtctatctgttaacTGATGTGCTACTTATTACTATTACTGTTAAAGGAGGAAACAGAAAGCAAAAGCTTTTCAAACAA CCAATGTATCTTGATCGTCTGCAGATTGGACTAAGTAGAAACCCAG CTTGTTTCTTGTTGATGTATTGTGAGAATTTCGGTTTCGAGTATGTTGTTGATGCTGTTTGGGTGAATGTCGACTCTAGTAAGAATGCAAAAGAATGGCAGAGAGATATAGCTGACGCTCAG GAAAACTACCAACGCCTTCAAAATGGACAGCATGTCAAGTCTCACCCTCGTCTACCTGGTATACAGCAAGCATCCGTTGGACACAGTGCACGTAGCTCCGACTCTGACCAGCCAACAATCATATCTCCACAAGGTGAAATGGAAGCAGTGCATTCCAATGAACAGTGCAGCACATCAAACGTACAATCACATTCTCTTGCGAGGAGCGTTTCCGCCATCACCTCCAATTTTGTGTTACCACTACATCCTGAAGCTGATGTTCCCGTACGAGCAAAGAAAGTCTCATTGACTTCGCTGTCTCACATATCTCGTCCAGTTTCATCCGACGTTTCAAGCTTCAGTCACATGTCGTGTAGCGCATCAAGTGACGGTTGGTCAAGATATTACTCGAGTTCTGACGAAGATATGCCAGAAAATCAAAGAGGCATCAACACGTTACCAGCTAAGCAAGTAAACGAGGTCACATTTCAGGATCAGAGTCAGACTGAGGCGCATCAACCAACCAAATCGTCTCAAGATTCACATATGCAGGAAGTTGATTTCAATACGACTTCAGTGACTCACGCTGTAAGTTGCTATAGTTTCTTCTCGGCGAGGAAGCAGGGACGTGATGAAAACGGAATGAGATCTGAACATAGTGTTACGTTTCGAAATCAGTTTGGCAAGGATGACTCCAATGTGACTGTGACTGGTGATGACATGAACTCAGCTTTAGATCCTCGAACATCAGTGCAAGTTATCAAACAGTTAAACGGGATGCCAATGTCGCCGTCTAGTTTAGAAGTTGATATCAGCTGTGAGTCTGTTTGA
- the LOC134181835 gene encoding delta-1-pyrroline-5-carboxylate synthase-like, translating into MLRFLSSLEKVTALQLLNRHQRTTFSQLTQRANCLPAIQNRQQSRSTNHVRAPVFIQRRTAFTRRSDLRNCERIVVKLGSAVVTRSKDEFGIALGRLASIVEQVSRLHRKNKQVLLVTSGAVALGKVRLATSALNGVNGAQEPSRYKRVSADPRAAAAAGQAGLMALYEQMFAQYGLACAQVLISGGDLLPKTCSSLQATLDELLQMNIIPILNGNDATEKSVMDADLEGVLSTPDNDSLASAVACLVKADLLLLLSDVNGIHNEPPENKGSYVFDTFQLNGGNEIIFGGTSRVGRGGMEAKVKAATAAVKKGVAVVIANGSTDQVILNIVNGQRVGTFCTDVPDDKEQVEAQAKRVREGYQRMQLLTSDERAAAVERLADLLDERRFDILAANKKDLEREQESEELTFALRERLHMTDAKLDSLINGLHQIAQTTDQTVGRVMRRTLLADDLLLEQHTAPIGVLLVVFESRPDVLPQVAALAISSGNGLLLKGGREAEHTNTFLHQLVQEALEPFGVSRAVALVNSREEVQQLLKLKEHIDLVIPRGSAKFVSQVQEESQAIPVLGHSEGVCHVYIDQEASEEMVLKIVQDAKCGYPSACNAMETLLFHSSLIDTLIFTNTMRVLADNGVKVNFGKHIAALLDVKEPLAPSMSHEYNDLECTIETVTSTDDAIHHINKYGSSHTDTIVTDNAETANLFMQQVDSACVFHNVSTRFSDGYRFGLGAEVGISTNRIHARGPVGVEGLLTTRWLLRGAGQTVQEFGKGNNQKTFRHKQML; encoded by the exons ATGCTGcgttttctttcttctctagAGAAAGTGACGGCTCTTCAACTGCTCAACCGACATCAAAGGACCACATTCAGTCAACTCACACAACGCGCCAACTGCCTACCAGCAATTCAGAATCGTCAACAATCGCGGTCGACCAATCATGTTCGAGCGCCTGTATTCATTCAGCGTCGGACCGCCTTCACTCGACGCTCCGATTTGAGAAACTGCGAGCGGATTGTGGTGAAACTCGGCTCTGCTGTTGTGACGCGCAGCAAAGATGAGTTCGGAATCGCTCTAGGAAGGCTCGCGTCGATTGTCGAGCAG GTATCTCGACTCCATCGCAAGAATAAACAAGTTCTTCTTGTGACAAGCGGGGCTGTAGCTCTGGGTAAAGTTCGTTTAGCCACATCAGCTCTTAATGGAGTTAATGGAGCACAAGAACCATCAAGATACAAACGAGTATCAGCAGACCCAAGGGCAGCAGCTGCCGCTGGTCAGGCAGGCCTCATGGCCCTTTATGAACAAATGTTTGCACAATATGGATTAGCATGTGCGCAG GTTCTTATTAGTGGAGGTGATCTGCTACCGAAGACGTGCAGTAGTTTGCAAGCTACTTTGGATGAACTGTTGCAGATGAACATCATACCAATTCTAAACGGAAATGATGCAACAGAAAAATCGGTGATGGATGCTGATCTTGAAGGG gtgTTGAGTACTCCTGACAATGACAGCTTGGCATCTGCTGTGGCATGTTTGGTTAAAGCTGATCTTTTGCTTTTGTTATCTGATGTCAATGGCATTCATAATGAACCACCGGAAAATAAGGGATCATACGTGTTTGATACGTTCCAACTCAATGGAGGAAATGAGATCATATTTGGAGGCACATCTCGTGTGGGACGCGGAGGAATGGAAGCTAAG GTCAAAGCTGCTACTGCAGCCGTAAAGAAAGGTGTAGCAGTCGTTATCGCGAATGGCAGCACCGATCAAGTTATTCTCAACATTGTAAATGGACAGCGAGTTGGCACGTTTTGCACTGACGTTCCTGATGACAAAGAACAAGTAGAGGCACAAGCAAAAAGAG TGCGTGAAGGATATCAACGGATGCAACTATTGACATCTGATGAG AGAGCAGCGGCTGTTGAGCGTCTTGCCGACCTTCTTGATGAGAGAAGGTTCGACATTCTTGCGGCAAACAAAAAGGATCTCGAACGCGAGCAAGAGAGTGAGGAGTTGACGTTTGCCTTGAGAGAACGGCTTCACATGACGGATGCAAAACTAGACAGTCTAATCAATGGTTTGCATCAGATAGCACAGACAACTGATCAA ACTGTTGGTCGTGTGATGCGTCGTACTTTGCTTGCCGACGATTTGCTATTAGAACAACACACTGCACCTATTGGAGTTCTACTCGTTGTATTTGAATCACGACCAGACGTTCTTCCACAG GTTGCTGCGCTTGCGATTAGTAGTGGAAATGGTCTCTTGCTGAAAGGAGGTAGAGAAGCtgaacatacaaacacatttcTTCATCAGCTTGTGCAAGAGGCCCTTGAACCATTTGGAGTATCTCGTGCTGTTGCATTG GTAAATAGTCGTGAGGAGGTCCAACAGTTACTGAAGCTGAAGGAACACATTGATCTTGTTATACCTCGAGGATCAGCAAAGTTTGTTAGTCAAGTTCAAGAAGAGAGCCAagcaattccagttctagGTCATTCAGAGGGAGTATGCCATGTGTATATTGATCAAGAAGCAAGCGAAGAAATGGTACTGAAGATTGTGCAAGACGCAAAGTGTGGATATCCCTCAGCATGCAATGCTATGGAGACATTGCTGTTCCACTCATCCCTAATCGACACTCTAATATTTACTAATACGATGAGAGTTCTTGCTGACAATGGG GTAAAGGTTAACTTTGGAAAACACATAGCTGCACTACTTGACGTCAAAGAACCACTAGCTCCATCAATGAGCCATGAATACAACGATCTTGAGTGCACAATTGAGACCGTCACAAGCACCGACGACGCCATTCATCACATCAACAAATATGGCAGCTCGCATACAGACACAATAGTAACCGACAATG CTGAGACGGCTAACTTATTCATGCAACAAGTGGACAGTGCTTGCGTGTTTCACAACGTCAGCACTCGCTTTTCCGATGGCTATCGTTTTGGTCTTGGAGCCGAAGTTGGCATTAGTACAAACCGAATTCATGCACGTGGGCCGGTTGGTGTGGAAGGCCTTCTGACAACGCGGTGGCTTCTACGAGGCGCTGGGCAAACAGTTCAAGAATTTGGCAAAGGAAACAATCAGAAAACTTTTAGGCACAAGCAGATGCTTTGA